A single genomic interval of Bradyrhizobium sp. AZCC 1693 harbors:
- a CDS encoding MarR family winged helix-turn-helix transcriptional regulator encodes MYRLTNSFPYLLNRVGVQMGELFSRRIAGYGVTLPMYRVMAALWETGDQRLGDLAAMTTVEISTLSRLVGEMKRRGLVTRARLKDNGRTVAINLTPKGRTLVEELIPIAIHFEEVAVRDFPSKNISDLKTILAEIYESLKSLEPEIEEANKARKAAKPKG; translated from the coding sequence TTGTACAGGCTGACAAATTCCTTTCCCTATTTGCTCAACCGCGTCGGCGTGCAGATGGGGGAGCTGTTTTCCAGGCGCATTGCCGGCTATGGCGTGACCCTGCCGATGTATCGCGTGATGGCCGCGCTTTGGGAAACCGGCGACCAGCGGCTCGGCGATCTCGCTGCGATGACGACGGTCGAGATATCGACGTTGTCGCGGCTGGTCGGCGAGATGAAACGGCGTGGCCTCGTCACGCGCGCGCGGCTGAAGGACAACGGCCGCACCGTTGCGATCAATCTCACGCCGAAGGGGCGGACACTGGTTGAAGAACTGATCCCGATCGCCATCCACTTCGAGGAGGTTGCGGTGCGCGATTTTCCGTCGAAGAACATTTCGGACCTGAAGACAATTCTGGCGGAGATCTACGAGAGCCTGAAATCGCTCGAACCCGAGATCGAGGAAGCGAACAAGGCGCGCAAGGCGGCAAAACCAAAAGGTTGA
- a CDS encoding DoxX family protein, protein MLLRHDENGRTFGGIQLARVAAIGLVLYTVVVTIAFHGFWGLEGAARFARYIHFMKNVGLAGAFIIIAGVGAGACSLDALLGKRRQANAGLAKKARRRQPFGFAALRALFASSISGSSDFRLS, encoded by the coding sequence ATGCTTCTGCGACACGACGAAAACGGACGCACGTTTGGCGGCATCCAGCTTGCCCGGGTCGCGGCCATCGGCCTGGTCCTGTACACGGTCGTCGTCACGATCGCGTTCCACGGTTTCTGGGGACTGGAAGGCGCCGCGCGCTTTGCGCGGTACATCCATTTCATGAAGAACGTCGGTTTGGCCGGAGCGTTCATCATCATCGCAGGCGTCGGCGCAGGCGCGTGTTCGCTCGACGCGCTGCTCGGCAAGCGGCGGCAGGCGAACGCCGGTCTGGCAAAAAAGGCGAGGAGACGTCAACCTTTTGGTTTTGCCGCCTTGCGCGCCTTGTTCGCTTCCTCGATCTCGGGTTCGAGCGATTTCAGGCTCTCGTAG
- a CDS encoding MFS transporter, with protein MTAKAIDLHEELAEAKVGKFHWRLGAIMGLLTLFDGYDTFNPAYVIHYVAKPWGLQAGQAGLLISSGLVGFLLGAAIHGIIADRLGRRGTLLGGLWITSIFTLLTATSADSFLSFCILRLLTGIGLGVLLPLATTYINELAPRRVANTFALWGVALGWALGGTLAGVAGVFATPVFGWTALYWLGSLSFLLLPFMHLMLPESPKFLALQGRVDEIRDMLTKLRPERANVYKSAEIAVGESEKPVNSVAVLLQAKYRRTTFAIWASAFLSLFCIFGLSGWIPTVMMQRGETFAASFGFGALMQIMSFVGALVLGHLVDKSGSSRGLIATWWAIGGLAVLSLVVLNDHIVNITSVAAAGFFIIGAQFVLNNFTAASYETGVRATAVGMELGVARVGAILGPFVAGALQQYYQSPTPMFLSIGISAIAAGGIILLARRPASADSLEETAGLRKVAQPAS; from the coding sequence ATGACTGCGAAAGCAATCGATCTTCACGAGGAACTAGCCGAGGCAAAGGTCGGTAAATTTCACTGGCGTCTCGGCGCCATCATGGGATTGCTCACGCTGTTCGACGGATATGACACGTTCAATCCGGCCTACGTCATTCACTATGTCGCAAAGCCATGGGGCCTGCAGGCCGGCCAGGCGGGATTGCTGATCTCAAGCGGACTGGTCGGATTCCTGCTCGGAGCTGCCATTCATGGCATCATTGCCGACCGTCTCGGCCGCCGCGGCACCCTGCTCGGGGGCCTGTGGATCACCAGCATCTTCACCCTGCTGACCGCGACGTCCGCGGACTCGTTCCTGTCGTTCTGCATCCTGCGGCTTCTGACCGGCATAGGGCTCGGCGTGCTGTTGCCGCTTGCGACCACCTACATCAACGAGCTGGCGCCGCGGCGGGTGGCCAACACCTTTGCGCTGTGGGGCGTAGCCCTCGGCTGGGCGCTCGGCGGAACCCTCGCCGGTGTCGCCGGCGTGTTCGCAACGCCTGTGTTCGGCTGGACGGCATTGTACTGGCTTGGCTCGCTGTCGTTCCTGCTGCTTCCCTTCATGCACCTGATGCTGCCGGAATCGCCCAAGTTTCTGGCGCTGCAGGGCCGCGTCGACGAAATCCGCGACATGCTGACCAAGCTCCGTCCGGAGCGTGCCAATGTCTACAAGTCGGCCGAAATCGCCGTCGGGGAGTCCGAGAAGCCGGTCAATTCGGTGGCGGTGCTGCTCCAGGCCAAATATCGCCGGACCACGTTTGCGATCTGGGCGTCGGCGTTCCTCAGCCTGTTCTGCATCTTCGGCCTGTCGGGTTGGATTCCCACCGTGATGATGCAGCGTGGAGAAACCTTTGCGGCAAGCTTCGGCTTCGGCGCGCTGATGCAGATCATGTCGTTCGTCGGCGCTCTCGTGCTTGGGCATCTGGTCGACAAGTCCGGCAGCAGCCGCGGACTGATCGCAACCTGGTGGGCGATTGGCGGCCTCGCCGTGCTGTCGCTCGTGGTGCTGAATGATCACATCGTCAACATCACGTCGGTCGCAGCCGCCGGCTTCTTCATCATCGGTGCCCAGTTCGTGCTGAACAACTTTACCGCGGCTTCCTACGAGACCGGCGTGCGCGCCACCGCGGTTGGAATGGAACTCGGGGTCGCGCGCGTCGGCGCCATTCTCGGACCATTCGTCGCCGGGGCGCTTCAGCAATATTACCAGAGCCCGACGCCGATGTTCCTGTCGATCGGCATCTCGGCGATCGCGGCCGGAGGCATCATCCTGCTGGCCCGGCGGCCAGCGAGCGCAGATAGCCTTGAAGAGACGGCCGGCTTGCGCAAGGTTGCACAGCCCGCCTCCTGA
- a CDS encoding maleylacetate reductase → MQDFVYQSAPMRVVFGTGTLRQLPDELSRLGVVSALVLATPRQNDLVASIREMIGERFAGVFTGAVMHTPVEVTERAMETVRDVRADCLVAIGGGSTTGLGKAIALRTDLPQIVLPTSYAGSEMTPVVGQTSGGIKTTQSSPKILPEIVIYDVDLTMTMPPKLSATSGINAIAHAVEALYARDRNPVISLMAQEGIRTLAQALPKICAQPDDKTARTDALYGAWLSGICLGAVGMALHHKLCHTLGGSFNLPHAETHTVILPHALAYNAPAAPEAMARIATALGVPFAALGLHDLARKLAAPTSLREIGMPESGIDQAADLAVKNPYWNPRAIAREAIRELIARAWRGDAPQTTS, encoded by the coding sequence ATGCAAGACTTCGTCTACCAGAGCGCGCCGATGCGGGTGGTGTTCGGCACCGGCACGCTACGCCAATTGCCCGACGAATTGTCCCGCCTCGGCGTCGTCAGCGCCCTCGTGCTGGCGACCCCGCGACAGAACGACCTGGTCGCCAGTATCCGGGAGATGATCGGTGAACGCTTCGCTGGCGTCTTCACGGGCGCGGTCATGCATACGCCCGTCGAGGTGACGGAACGGGCGATGGAAACCGTGCGCGACGTGCGGGCCGATTGTCTCGTGGCGATCGGCGGCGGCTCGACCACCGGCCTCGGCAAGGCGATCGCCCTGCGCACCGATCTGCCGCAAATCGTGCTGCCGACCAGCTACGCCGGCTCGGAAATGACGCCGGTCGTCGGCCAGACCAGCGGCGGAATCAAGACCACGCAGTCGAGCCCGAAGATTCTCCCCGAGATCGTCATCTATGACGTCGACCTCACTATGACGATGCCGCCCAAACTATCGGCGACGTCAGGCATCAACGCCATCGCGCACGCCGTCGAGGCGCTCTACGCGCGCGACCGCAATCCCGTGATATCGCTGATGGCGCAGGAGGGTATCCGCACGCTGGCGCAGGCGTTGCCGAAAATCTGCGCTCAACCGGACGACAAGACCGCGCGCACCGACGCGCTGTATGGCGCCTGGCTCAGCGGCATCTGCCTCGGCGCCGTCGGCATGGCGCTGCATCACAAGCTCTGCCATACGCTGGGCGGATCTTTCAATCTGCCGCACGCGGAGACCCACACCGTCATTCTCCCGCATGCCCTCGCCTACAATGCGCCTGCCGCACCTGAAGCGATGGCGCGCATCGCCACAGCACTCGGCGTGCCCTTCGCCGCGCTCGGCCTCCATGATCTGGCGAGAAAGCTTGCGGCGCCGACATCGCTGCGCGAAATCGGCATGCCCGAGAGCGGCATCGATCAGGCCGCCGATCTCGCCGTGAAGAACCCCTACTGGAATCCGCGCGCCATCGCGCGCGAGGCGATCCGCGAATTGATCGCACGCGCCTGGCGCGGCGACGCACCGCAAACAACCTCATGA
- a CDS encoding flavin reductase family protein, with protein MSLDSASDELRETFKRALRRFPAAVSVITSADQDRRHGMTATAVTSLSLDPPSLIVCINQATLLHDIMLLARRFCVNVLRRDQVPLSSAFSGALPAEERFGLGDWKTSAEGVTYLADAQINIFCKKAAAVPYGTHTIFIGEAETVNVRDPIEPLIYQDATYCFSVPHDSQAA; from the coding sequence ATGTCGCTGGATTCGGCATCCGACGAATTGCGTGAAACGTTCAAGCGCGCATTGCGGCGATTTCCCGCGGCGGTGTCGGTCATCACCTCGGCCGACCAGGATCGCCGGCACGGGATGACGGCGACCGCCGTGACGTCGCTGTCGCTTGATCCTCCTTCCCTGATCGTTTGCATCAACCAGGCAACGCTGCTGCATGACATCATGCTTCTGGCACGCCGGTTTTGCGTCAACGTGCTGCGCCGTGATCAAGTCCCGCTTTCATCCGCCTTCAGCGGCGCGCTCCCGGCCGAGGAGCGGTTCGGACTCGGCGACTGGAAGACGTCGGCCGAGGGCGTCACCTACCTCGCCGACGCGCAAATCAACATCTTCTGCAAGAAGGCAGCCGCCGTGCCCTACGGCACGCACACGATTTTCATCGGCGAAGCCGAGACCGTGAACGTGCGCGATCCGATCGAGCCGCTGATCTACCAGGATGCGACCTATTGTTTCTCGGTGCCGCACGACAGCCAGGCTGCATGA
- a CDS encoding flavin-dependent monooxygenase: MVSVAQLKDVPASPSLRPDIAELRSRVAQIAPQIKARAHTTEKAGRVPEENIIALRNIGYFDIVKPAMFGGYEHDFDVLVELNIELAKSCASTAWVGGLLAAHQWLIAGFPEAAQCDVWASNPDAVACGSYAPAAKAIEVDGGYCLTGRWSFASGCDNAQWSLCAALLPSKTESGQFAPAFLLVPAIDYVIDDTWNVVGLSGTGSKTLVLSDVFVPAHRLLSFADTTSGKTPGAALYAANPTFSIPMLSNIPSCLASAAVGAAAGALEDYLAVTSRRITRGAVAGHNNRMADFPTIQLRVAEAAASVDAACEVLLRDLRDRAATIRGGSPVSVEDRIVSRRGQAFSVALAIRATEALNASTGGLGLDLSNPVQRAWRDANAVGRHISMNWDAVGTMYGQLALGLTPQGQY, translated from the coding sequence ATGGTATCAGTCGCCCAGTTGAAGGACGTGCCGGCGTCACCGTCGCTTCGCCCTGATATTGCCGAGTTGCGCAGCCGCGTGGCGCAGATCGCACCGCAGATCAAGGCGCGCGCCCACACCACCGAAAAGGCCGGCCGCGTTCCCGAAGAGAACATCATTGCGCTCCGCAACATTGGTTATTTCGACATCGTCAAGCCGGCGATGTTCGGCGGCTACGAGCACGATTTCGACGTGCTGGTCGAATTGAACATCGAGCTTGCGAAAAGCTGCGCCTCGACGGCATGGGTCGGCGGCCTGCTCGCGGCCCATCAATGGCTGATCGCGGGATTCCCCGAAGCGGCGCAGTGCGACGTCTGGGCCAGCAATCCCGACGCGGTGGCCTGCGGCTCCTACGCGCCCGCCGCCAAGGCGATCGAGGTCGACGGCGGCTATTGCCTGACCGGACGCTGGTCGTTCGCGAGCGGCTGCGACAACGCGCAATGGTCGTTGTGTGCGGCGCTGTTGCCATCGAAGACCGAGAGCGGCCAGTTCGCGCCGGCCTTCCTCCTGGTCCCCGCTATCGACTACGTCATCGACGATACCTGGAACGTCGTCGGCCTCAGCGGCACCGGCAGCAAGACGCTGGTGCTATCGGACGTATTCGTGCCGGCGCACCGCCTGCTGTCGTTCGCCGACACCACATCCGGAAAGACGCCGGGCGCCGCGCTCTATGCCGCCAACCCCACCTTCTCGATCCCGATGCTGTCGAACATTCCCTCCTGCCTGGCATCGGCCGCGGTGGGCGCCGCTGCCGGCGCGCTGGAAGACTATCTTGCCGTCACCTCCAGGCGAATTACCCGGGGCGCGGTGGCCGGCCACAACAATCGCATGGCGGATTTTCCGACCATCCAGTTGCGCGTCGCGGAAGCGGCCGCCTCGGTCGATGCAGCCTGTGAAGTGCTGCTGCGCGATCTCAGGGATCGTGCAGCGACAATCCGCGGCGGCAGTCCGGTCTCGGTCGAGGATCGCATCGTCAGCCGCCGCGGCCAGGCCTTTTCGGTCGCACTCGCCATACGCGCCACCGAAGCGCTGAACGCATCGACCGGCGGGCTCGGCCTCGATCTTTCCAACCCGGTGCAGCGCGCCTGGCGCGACGCCAACGCCGTCGGCCGCCATATCAGCATGAACTGGGATGCCGTCGGCACCATGTACGGCCAGCTCGCGCTCGGGCTGACGCCGCAAGGTCAATATTAA
- a CDS encoding amidohydrolase family protein gives MQGKIALEEHFAIPDTLMDSAGFVPDSYWPELKGRLLDIQDKRLAQMDRHGVEMMILSLNAPAVQAIPDVARANEIAIRANDFLAEQVAKRPSRFQAFAALPMQDPDLATKELERCINTLGFRGALVNGFSQIGDGKRPVYYDLPQYWPFWAAVEKTGLPFYLHPRNPLPEDCAIYEGHPWLMGPTWAFGQETAVHALRLMGSGLFDAYPKLKIILGHMGEGLPYSMWRVDHRNGWVKAPPKHKAKRKICDYFNANFFLTTSGNFRTQTLIDSILEIGADRILFSVDWPFENVDHASDWFNSASISENDRHKIGRHNAIDLFKLDLGEATVAGHGIHQAAE, from the coding sequence ATGCAGGGCAAGATCGCACTAGAGGAACATTTCGCCATTCCGGACACGCTGATGGATTCGGCAGGTTTTGTGCCGGACTCCTATTGGCCGGAATTGAAAGGGCGCTTGTTGGACATCCAGGACAAGCGGCTGGCCCAGATGGACCGGCACGGCGTCGAGATGATGATCCTGTCGCTGAATGCGCCCGCCGTGCAGGCGATTCCCGACGTCGCCCGCGCCAACGAGATTGCGATCCGGGCCAATGATTTCCTCGCCGAGCAGGTCGCGAAACGGCCGTCGCGCTTTCAGGCCTTCGCCGCGCTGCCGATGCAGGACCCTGATCTCGCGACCAAGGAACTCGAACGTTGCATCAACACGCTCGGTTTCCGCGGCGCGCTGGTCAACGGCTTTTCGCAGATCGGCGACGGCAAACGCCCCGTTTATTACGACCTGCCGCAATACTGGCCGTTCTGGGCCGCCGTCGAGAAGACCGGCCTGCCCTTCTATCTGCATCCGCGCAATCCATTGCCGGAAGACTGCGCGATCTATGAGGGACATCCGTGGCTGATGGGCCCGACCTGGGCGTTCGGACAGGAGACCGCGGTACACGCGCTGCGCCTGATGGGCTCGGGCCTGTTCGATGCCTATCCAAAACTCAAGATCATCCTGGGCCATATGGGCGAAGGCCTGCCCTACAGCATGTGGCGCGTCGATCACCGCAACGGCTGGGTCAAGGCGCCGCCGAAGCACAAGGCGAAAAGGAAGATCTGCGACTACTTCAACGCCAACTTCTTCCTGACCACTTCTGGCAATTTCCGCACCCAGACGCTGATCGATTCCATTCTCGAGATCGGAGCGGACCGCATCCTGTTCTCGGTCGACTGGCCGTTCGAAAACGTCGATCATGCCTCCGACTGGTTCAACAGCGCCAGCATCAGCGAGAACGATCGCCACAAGATCGGCCGACACAATGCGATCGACCTGTTCAAGCTTGACCTCGGCGAAGCCACCGTCGCCGGGCACGGCATCCATCAAGCCGCGGAATAA
- a CDS encoding DUF6683 family protein encodes MNRVVSIALLSILSACLCSDEALAQRSGRATASMGRSYGSLALSQSILSGTRRLGDAAPSRPAASLPALTTSAQIDAAVSYTPDPQRTERTRARVIEVISGPDAALRAELEKAFADDAVLKQFERVISANGFSSRNLADDMAVLLQVSWETISGSTASKAQIKGIRRQVLDIFLGTPALRAMTNAERQDWAEQIAYQAVLSTIARQEALRSGDPARLKQVRQSVAAMLVAQVGIDMSQLRLTEQGFRRKS; translated from the coding sequence ATGAATCGCGTCGTCTCGATTGCTCTCCTCTCGATCCTGTCCGCGTGCCTTTGCAGCGATGAGGCCCTCGCCCAGCGGAGCGGGCGCGCCACGGCGAGCATGGGGCGCAGCTACGGAAGCCTTGCGCTCAGCCAATCGATCCTCAGCGGCACGCGGCGGCTCGGGGATGCTGCGCCGTCGCGCCCTGCTGCCTCGCTGCCGGCCTTGACGACATCAGCGCAGATCGACGCGGCGGTGAGCTATACGCCCGACCCCCAGCGCACCGAGCGCACCCGCGCCAGGGTGATCGAGGTCATCAGTGGGCCGGACGCTGCGCTGCGCGCCGAACTGGAAAAAGCCTTCGCCGATGACGCCGTGCTCAAGCAGTTCGAACGCGTCATATCCGCGAACGGCTTTTCGAGCCGCAACCTCGCCGACGACATGGCGGTTCTGCTGCAGGTCTCGTGGGAGACGATCAGCGGCAGCACGGCCAGCAAGGCACAGATCAAGGGAATCCGCCGGCAGGTGCTTGACATCTTTCTCGGCACGCCGGCGCTGCGCGCGATGACCAATGCCGAGCGCCAGGACTGGGCCGAGCAGATTGCCTATCAGGCCGTGCTCAGCACTATCGCCAGGCAAGAGGCCCTGCGCAGCGGCGATCCCGCGCGGCTCAAGCAGGTCCGACAGTCAGTGGCCGCAATGCTGGTGGCGCAGGTCGGCATCGACATGTCGCAGCTGCGACTCACCGAACAGGGATTCCGCAGAAAGTCCTGA
- the dusA gene encoding tRNA dihydrouridine(20/20a) synthase DusA, with the protein MKYQDYRFSVAPMMDWTDRHCRVFHRLMSRRARLYTEMLTTGAIVHGDRRRLLGFDPSEHPVALQLGGSDPRDLATAAKIGEEFGYDEINLNVGCPSDRVKDGRFGACLMAEPALVADGVAAMKRAVKIPVTVKCRIGIDDQDPEVALDVLARGVVAAGADALVVHARKAWLNGLSPKENRDIPPLDYDRVYRLKAALPDVPVIINGGIGSIAEAARHLDHVDGVMLGRAAYQEPWRLLDVDPQLFGEAARCATMKDVFEAMFPYIEGQLAQGARLHSMTRHFVGAFHGVPGARAFRRHLAEKGVKPGAGVDVLRDAIALVEDRAAALVAA; encoded by the coding sequence TTGAAATATCAAGACTATCGCTTTTCTGTAGCCCCCATGATGGATTGGACCGACCGGCATTGCCGCGTCTTCCACCGTCTGATGAGCCGTCGCGCGCGGCTTTATACGGAGATGCTGACGACCGGCGCCATCGTTCATGGCGACCGCAGGCGGCTGCTCGGCTTCGATCCGAGCGAGCATCCGGTGGCGCTGCAGCTTGGCGGGTCAGATCCGCGCGATCTCGCCACCGCCGCGAAGATCGGCGAGGAATTTGGCTACGATGAAATCAATCTCAATGTCGGCTGCCCGTCCGACCGCGTGAAGGACGGCCGCTTCGGCGCGTGCCTGATGGCGGAGCCGGCGCTGGTCGCCGACGGCGTTGCCGCCATGAAGCGCGCGGTCAAAATTCCCGTCACGGTCAAATGCCGGATCGGCATCGACGACCAGGATCCGGAAGTGGCGCTCGACGTGCTGGCGCGCGGCGTGGTCGCGGCCGGCGCGGACGCGCTGGTCGTGCATGCCCGAAAAGCCTGGCTCAACGGATTGTCGCCGAAGGAAAACCGCGACATCCCGCCGCTCGATTATGACAGGGTCTACCGGCTCAAGGCCGCGCTGCCGGATGTCCCCGTCATCATCAATGGCGGCATCGGCAGTATTGCAGAGGCTGCGCGGCACCTCGACCATGTCGATGGCGTGATGCTGGGGCGGGCGGCTTACCAGGAGCCGTGGCGATTGCTCGACGTCGATCCGCAATTGTTCGGCGAGGCGGCACGCTGCGCCACCATGAAGGACGTCTTCGAAGCGATGTTTCCCTACATCGAAGGCCAGCTCGCGCAAGGAGCAAGGCTGCATTCAATGACGCGGCACTTCGTCGGCGCGTTTCACGGCGTGCCCGGCGCGCGCGCCTTCCGCCGCCATCTCGCGGAGAAGGGCGTCAAGCCGGGCGCCGGCGTCGACGTGCTGCGCGATGCGATCGCGCTGGTCGAGGACCGCGCGGCGGCGCTGGTCGCGGCGTGA
- a CDS encoding site-specific integrase, whose amino-acid sequence MATFTQLASGNWRVQVRRKTRYVAETFRRRKDGEEWALEMERNIDRKGSSKPRAARNVRTFGDLIDLHDEDMHEVGKPPRRSKAAAMASLKEALGSVKLPALNRERLIEFGRKRAKQGAGPATLAIDFSFIRTIITHAAAVHGIEVSAEEARLARVALSHLNLVGKSQERDRRPTQDELDELIEYFETNPRQFIPMGRIVRYAVATTLRQEEICKPEWSLVDMKKRLVVIQDRKDPRNKEGNDQKVPLLNLTGYDAWEVVLQQRIVTRGYGRIFPHNHRSVSAAFTRACDELKIEDLHFHDLRHEGTSRLFEAGLPIEKVALVTGHKDWRQLQRYTNLKVEDLLKLQYAKQPSMDEFIATLAAS is encoded by the coding sequence GTGGCGACCTTCACACAATTGGCATCCGGAAACTGGCGCGTCCAGGTCCGCCGCAAGACCCGTTATGTGGCTGAGACGTTCCGACGGCGCAAGGACGGCGAAGAGTGGGCGCTTGAAATGGAGCGCAACATCGACCGCAAAGGATCGTCCAAACCACGAGCGGCGCGCAACGTCCGTACGTTTGGCGATCTAATCGACCTGCACGATGAAGACATGCACGAAGTTGGAAAGCCCCCTCGCCGGTCAAAAGCTGCCGCGATGGCGTCGCTAAAAGAGGCGCTTGGCAGTGTGAAGCTTCCAGCGCTCAATCGAGAGCGGCTGATTGAGTTCGGAAGGAAGCGAGCAAAACAAGGCGCTGGTCCCGCAACTTTGGCGATCGATTTTTCGTTCATCCGCACAATCATAACTCACGCCGCCGCTGTGCACGGCATCGAGGTTTCAGCCGAGGAAGCCCGCCTTGCACGTGTTGCTTTAAGTCACCTCAATTTGGTTGGAAAGAGCCAAGAGCGTGACCGACGGCCCACACAAGATGAACTCGACGAACTAATCGAATACTTTGAGACGAACCCTCGGCAATTCATACCCATGGGACGGATCGTCCGATATGCCGTGGCAACGACATTGCGCCAGGAAGAAATCTGCAAACCCGAGTGGTCGCTGGTTGATATGAAAAAACGATTGGTGGTCATTCAAGACAGAAAGGACCCAAGGAATAAGGAAGGAAATGACCAGAAAGTACCCCTGCTCAATTTGACGGGCTACGACGCGTGGGAGGTCGTGCTCCAGCAGCGGATTGTCACTCGAGGCTATGGACGGATCTTTCCCCATAACCACAGATCCGTAAGTGCGGCATTCACCCGGGCATGCGATGAACTGAAGATCGAAGACCTCCACTTTCACGACCTGCGCCACGAGGGAACAAGCCGTTTGTTCGAGGCAGGGCTTCCGATCGAAAAGGTAGCACTGGTCACCGGCCACAAAGACTGGCGACAGCTCCAGCGGTATACCAATCTCAAAGTTGAAGATCTTCTCAAGCTGCAATACGCGAAGCAGCCGTCGATGGACGAATTCATCGCGACGTTGGCGGCCTCATAG